ACataatattgaatttaaaattattacaaaactAAAAGCATTAAAAATCTTTCTACAAATTTAACGCTTTTTCCACTGTGCCTCGTCAGTGACAAAAGGGGTGGACCCAAAAGGGCGGCTGGGCACGGAAGTGCTCGGTCTGGCGGGGTTGATACAAATTTGAGCATTTTATGACAACCAGCGGCAGCATTCGAATCGATAAGCAGTTTGAAGCCTTTCAGATTTCAATTGTTTCGCTTCCCTTTATTGTCCCTGGCAACATTTTTTATGATAACCAAATCCATTTCAATGCCATCAAAAATGAATGAAACGGTTTTGGGGGCGAGATATGGCCTCCGCTGTGGGCCATAAATGGCCAAAGACACCGAGAAGAATGAATGTGGAGAAAAGAAGGCAATTATTAGAAATGCAAATGCATCCTGTCCCAAAGCAGCCATAAAATGGCCAACTAAAACCGAAAAGCGAAACTTGGCCGAGTCTGAAGGCGCCTCCTTCTCTTCGTCCCCATTTAATACAAACTTCATCTGCATATTTGGTTATTTTCATGACTTTTAAGTGGCCAAGTCTGCGAGCGGCCCAGCTCGACTAATTTATTAATGCACAAATGCCGCTGCCaacttttgaattttaattattcggCCGGGAAACCGCGCAAAACCAAGAGAGACACCCCGAAGGTCAAAACAGAAGGACCGGAAGAAATGCAAAGAGGGCGGGCCAAACGGCAGAGTAACATTAAGAATCAAGGAGCCGAAATAGAAGGGTCCAACACTGAAGGCTAAATGGCTAAATGCTTTAAACTGATCAAAAATCTCATGGATATTTTTGactttacataaaaaatagaaactaAGAATGTATtcagaaatcaataaaaatatagccaAAATCTATTGTACTTATCCGATTTTTATAACAGGTTAAGTCCATTAGACTTTAGGGttctataaaaatgtaaagaatGAAAATACATTGCACAAAGTTATTTACTTCCAATTTTTCCCGAACAAAAAACCTATCTTGCTCTTCGGAGCGTCACATTCAACATTATTCGCCATAAAATCGAGACATTAATCAGCGATGCCATTTGGGACTCCATTATGCCCCAGCAGCGAGACAAAATACCTTCACAATCGAGCACGAGGCTGTTAAATATCCAGTGAAATCGTCTAATTAAAAGATATACTGCCGACTTGAGTCGTCGATGCCAGCGAGGGGAAAAGCGAAAAGAGCGCCACAACCGAAAAAGAGCCTGAAGAGCCGAATGAGCGACCTCTTGCCTAATCCTTTTAGGGCTTTGTGCTCCCTCAACACGGTTTTATGGCCCAGGGCTCTTGAAATTAGCGCGTCCGCCGTCCAAGGACGAGTCCTGTCGCCCACCGCCCCCTCCCGCCTCGGCAGCCGTATTGATTTTTCGCCTTTTTGGCCAAACTCTGCGGAAAAGGACCTGGGCATCATAATTGAGGCCACAATCTCCGACGTGCTGcgctaattaatttttattggctTTAAAGAAAATGCGAATATTTTATCGCGTTTTTATCTGGCAGTTTAATTTATGCGCCTTTCCCGTCAGTGTGTCAGCCTTCGGCCTTAAAGGGAATGAAATTCATTAGAGCACCAGTCCAACTTTTGTTTAAAACCCCGTGATTTATCCTCAGCTCACCACCACTCAACATTCTCTTTCGCTCGGGAAATTCGGCTGGCAGAAACACAGAGGAAACTAAAATTGGATTTCGTTCATATCCTTTGCATTTCGCCAACGTGTCAAGGACAAgttaaatttgtagaaaattTCCAACTGCTCAACGgctgaaaaacaacaaaaccttAGAACTTGAGCACAACTTTCGGCAGTAACTTTGTAGTTAGATTAAAAGCATTTCCCGGCAAAATGGGAAAGTTCTTCCTCTGTCTCAGTGAATATAGTGTGTGTCTGTAGGTGGATTTGGATCCAAACTGGATCCCGAGTGTGGTAAGCAGCCAGAAAGTCGCATTGGTTGACAAACAAAATGGGAAGTGGTGACTAGATGAAGCAAACCACCGCCGCCGGCAATAAAAATCTATTACATTTTGCGAGACACAACTTTGATTTTACGAACTGTCAAACTGCACAGATAGAGAGGCGACAGGACCCAGATTCGTACACCAACTCATACATATGGATGGATTTACTACAGTCGTATTCAAAATGGTAGGGCTTTGGGATTTTAATAAAAGGGAAATGTGTGTTTTATAATTAGGAAGTCACTCAATAAACTAGAAGGAGAATTCATGTTGAATGTGGCTCCAAAAATTAggattgttttttaatttaagattttcgtataaaaaagttgttgaaaTTGACGCTAAGGTTTTTATTGACTTGATTTAGAATACTGTACCTCAAAAGTACTAGCAATGTGAACATGACGGTGCTCGTATTCCGCTGGCggtaaagtgaaataaaaaccgAGGCTTCAAAGTTTGCTGTCAAGCGCAAAACTTATGCAATGGTTTTATGACGCAGCGCCAAAGGACATTCAGCGAGGATGCTCAGCTCCTTGAAGTATGCCATATATAATGTAATAAACATTAGGCACGGCACTCGCCCCTCTCTCAGATCTCAGGTTGGCTctcagcagcaacatcaaagGGAAATAGTTGATGGGAAGTTTGAGTGTTTCAAAAACACGTTCCTCcttaaatggaaatattttttctctcccCATTCGGAGGCTTTAATCATAGCTACCAAGTttaagccaaagccaaagtgaACATATGTAAATCCCTGCTCTAAGCCAAGCTCTGCATACATTTACCCAAGTACCAATGCAAATGCCAAGAGTCGAATCCATCTGTTTGACGAGCTCTCTGAATACGGGAATAGAGGCCTAAGCAGGCGTGGCACAGACAAGAGACCCTGAAAGGCAATGGAAAATGTTATGAAAACACAGCAACAACATTGAAAATCGCTCGCagggaaacaaaaaaacgtGAAAACTTTGACGCTGGGGAAAAATTTGTAGACCATTTGCTCGGATCATGGATGAAacagaaaagtttttaatttgctcaTCATGCCGGCAAAACTGAATTATCATTCAGCGCGGAGGTGCTGATGCCGGATTACCCCGCATAATGGAGGGAGCCGAGGGGCTGGTCGGTCGACGCGGCCACGGGGGGCGAAAAATCACCCACTTGTGTACAATTGCACTGCCATCATGTGCAGAGAGCGGAAAATCACATGAAAAAGCCAACTCGAGGAGGCCCCAATGGGGAAACTTTGCTCAGCATTTATGTAAAATTTTGAGTTAATTAGTTTGATTTCATGCTTCAAGTGTCGAGCATCCAACTACGGATTGCCAATTCCATTTGCCAACTCATTAAAACTTCTTCAAGTTCACAAGTTCCCCAGTTGCGATGTCGATGCCTGATGTCGATGCCTCAGCAAATTCGAAACGCTTTCGCCGACTTTGGCAAATGAATGTCAAAACAGAATACACTCAATGGAGTCTCTCTGTCACGCAGTTTATGTCCTCTTTGGATCCATCTGGGCCCGGAATTTATCAATTAGTTTCACTGAGATTTAATAAACTGtggaaatttcattaaaagaggaaaattattacaaaattcttATACTTCAAGATTGTATTGAGAATTAAAGTTAGAATATTTCTAATTAAAGTTTCCAAGATGTCAACTCAATAAAGTAATCTCTTTTCATgggtatttataattataaactatttatttaatcttattatttaacttttatgaATGTACTATTGTTTGACAGGATTATaacctttttgtttagatCATAGGATTCCGCATTCATTTTACACATCTCGTTAGAAATTCGAATCACAAAGTCACAGTCACAAAGCAGGGATTTTCTCAATTAGTGCGGTCGGAAAATACACGTTTGCAGCCTCGCCCACGAGAGCATATAAAGAGCTAAACAAATGCACAGCCGACTGAATCAGAAGGAGAACTACATGACAGCAATGTAAATGCGATATGTAACAAGTAATTTCATCGCCCTGACAATGACATTGGCAGTGGCGGCTGGAAAGGATGATAATGCCGATGATGATGCTGCGGACAAGGATGCGAATAATTGTGGGGGCCCCATGCCCATGTCAATGTCAGTGTACACGGTGAGCACGGACACCGACATGTCGTCCTGATTAGTGCGGTTCAAGCGACAGCAACAATCAATATTAATGCATGTCAGCGCCCGGAAAtgcgagagtgtgtgtgcgcaAGGACACGGCCGTAATTATGGGCCCCTCAGCGCAATAGTTGGCATCTCCCGGCTGTTAATAATTCTCGATTTCTCGATTTCGCGTTGACAGAGAAATCGAGCAGAAATGTGGGTGGATTCGCGGATGCTCCAACCTGAGGCACCTCCTCCCCATCAGTTGCCGCCTGGGAACAATTTGAGCCAAACTTGGACGGCATCCGACGACTCAGCCAGCCAGCTCCCTGGAGCtgacaataaatattttcgctCTGCCGTCAGGCTGAAAATCAATACACACTTTTaggccaacacacacactggcacccGCACCCGCCCACTCGCAGATACACACGCAGTATACATTTTCATTCGGAATTTTCCTGATTATTTCCACTGACGCATTGTGACCGGAAAATGGCGACCAAATTGCACCCACTCAACCTCAAACAAGCTATGCATAAACgaaataaatttccaaaatGATGTCGGAACATTTCGAGTGCGAAAGTTTTAAAGGGACAGGAAAAACCCACTTTCCACCGCACAATCACCAAAGGCGGTTTAATGGTTGGAGCAACCATGGAAAGTGGTTATTTTATGTAGACAATACACAGACCTATGAATAATTAGTGAAGAATAATGGACAACCATACTGGGGACGAGGCtctcaaatattatttcagctttaaaatgtatttatattccaGCCATTAGCCTAcattaataaaagaaaagctaTAGGCTTTAATAGTGTGTAATTAATAGCAAGAAAAGCAGCAAATTAATTGCAACAATTCATTGTCAATCAAAAAGTACttactataaatattaaataaatttattaaatgaaaaattaatttaaataaccaGAATTATTTACTCACCTCTCTTATGATATGTATCAATGAaaaagtatatgtatattcgttTTCCTTGGCTTACTTTTTCAGCATTCTGACATCATAAACTTCCTAAAGTACAAGCAAATCTCAAGGCGTAGGTCCTTCGAACTTTAAGGACCGTTTTTTCCACAGTCATTGTAAAAGAAACCATTTGGAGTGAAGAAAATCTCACCTAAGAACTGTCCCAACTGTCAGTCTGCGGTCGGCTGCGGCTTCCTCCCCTCCGCACCGAAAATACCCAACTCAATTTTCAATCCGATACGAGAAAAttgtggaaaaaaaaagaagaaaaacaagaattcGGGAACCTAGAGGGTCCTGGAACGGAGGCGAACAAAAGGCAAAAGTAATTTCGGCAGCACTAAATCTGTGGCATATTACACAGCACACAGGCCAAAGCTGCCAAGAGAAATCTGATCCACTTAGTTGCCAAGAGAAGCAATAAATTCTTATGAAAACAGTTGAGGAGCAGCGACACGTCCCTCTGCAAAATGAATTGAACTTTTGGTCAACGTGGAAATTGCACTAATATTCGGGCCTACGAGCCATGGAGAGTGAACGGACGGCACCGACAGATGAGCCCCGGGGTTGTCCAGTACAAACAAGTCCCCGTGCCCTTTTCCGATATTTATGAGTGGGGACGCCGATGCCGGGAAAATTTCGCAGGAGGAGCACCAGAGGAAAACCCAAAATCAAATAAGCTCGTGCGATAGGCTCTGAATGAAAATAAAGTGCAAAGTGTGccggtgtgtgtgtatgtatgaaGTCCCGCAAGGACACTTGGCCAACACTGAGCTCATAAATTTCTGGCCAAATTTTCGCCCGTTTCTGGAAAGCTTTAAGGCCAAAAGTGGCACAAATGCGGTGAACTGACACACTCACAAGTTGAGGCTAGCCAGCTGTATACACACAACAAAACTATTAGCTATACATAAATGTTATGGGAGTTGATATCGATGGGAGTAGATGGCAACTACTTTTACAGGGATTTGTATGAAACAGAGAAGGTACAGCCAAGGAAACTTATTAGGATCAAATAACCATAACTTAGCTTAAATTCTGGCTGGGTTTCATTACAGATTGTCGCTGGATTCGTACTTGGGAATTTCAGGTACAGTTCTTgaccaaaaattaagaaaggATATGTCTAAAGATTTaccataataataacaaatgcTTTATTACTGACTTACCCTCACTATATAATTAGATCAAAGCCATAACTTCACTCATACTTTTTCCATGTGTACATGCCTATTTCTGGGCAAGGACATTCCCAGACGGTAATTGAAATTCAGTGTTTGTGTCACGACACAAAACTTAAACAAAACAGGAGCCCGCAGAAAGTCAGCGGCAAGCCGACTTGGCAGCCCACGACGAGGAGGACATTAAATTAAGTCTCCTGCCAAGGAGATCAAAGTTTGCCAACCGCAGTTCTCACCGGCTCTCTacatacgtgtgtgtgtgtgtgtgtgagggtgTCTGTGCTCGCTTTACACGTGCTTAAGATACCTTTGTTGATGCAATAAAATGGCAAAGGGCAAAGCCAAAACAGTAAGTCGACATGCAAAAAGGATACACGTTGTAAAAAGCGCATAAAGTTTGCCAAAAGTGACAAACAAAGAGCAACGGCAACTCACTCGCACACAAAGACAAGACCAACCTCTACactgctaaaaaaaaagggggaagcGGGGAAAGTGGAAGGCCGTTGGAGGGCCAAACAAAAGGAGGCCGAAATTGAAGCCGACTTGATGGGCTGTAAATGGCaaacttttcttttctgtttcCCTGTCCCCGCATTTTTTCACCGTACAGGTGCTAAAACTTTATCAGCATATGCGTGCGGCAGGGGAGAGGGGGAAGGGAACCTACTCTCGAAGGAGAGCGAGCAGGATGCGCAGATCCTGCGAGGGAAGCGTGCTGAAGTATCTATCTATTGTAGTACCCAACGTTGTGCCTTATCTTTGCATTTGAATTAGACTTTTGCACATAAACAaacgaaattgaattttcccaaaaacaGTTTGGCCTAGGGTAGGGTAGGGTAAGTTAGGGTGGGAAAACTGTTTTTCGGTGGTTATGCTGGGTACAAAAAACCTCCCCCAGCAAAGTTTATCcttacatatatttaacttaatGGAATGGGCGTTCCCAGAATAGATAAATAAGTAGGTCTGGCAAGATGGCAAGTTCAAGAAACTAATAACAACGAACTTTGAACAAAAATATCTGTTTATCTTGTAAAGTATAAAGGTACAATATCCACACAAAAATAATGTGACTTTTATATGTTACTTatactttaataaaatatatttctcagCCTCTTTCCAGTTATGCTTGTGGCTCTATACTATTTTAAGTTTATTCtgcaatttaatattatatcaGCAACTAAAAACTGTCGTTATTTTCTTCCATTTATTGGCAGCAGAAAGTTCTGGGAACACTTCAGCGACCAAGCCTTTAAAGCCAGCCACGACGAAAGTTTCACCAATTTCCTTGGCCAGCTGTAACATGTTTTTGGCCATGTAAATAGTTGAGGGTCTTGGCAGTGGGCAGGGAAATCTGAGAAGGAGCTGAGGAATAACCTAGCCATGCCCTGCTGGATGCGTATCCTGTTGTAGCCATCGACAACAGAGCAGCTTGTGTGTGCCTGCAGGACATTTCATTTCAGATCTGCttggttcggttcggttcggttcggtctGGCTTTCTGTTGGGGCTAACACTTGACAAGGCAAAAAtgctgattttattttgtgcgcCACATTGTCACATGATAATCAGGGCGATACAGGCGATAATACATGCTAGAGCCAAGAGCCCTTGTAAGCTAAGGCTGAGCAGGCAGTGTGACAGGACTCGAACCCAGCCAGAGGAAGGGGCCTTTTCCTGCCAAAGGCTGAATaattccacacacacacataattaGGAAAAACACATCCAAGGCCCTGGAGTGAAAAACGCTATGATGCAGTGCTAAAGTTGCTTGGCATCTCTCCCTTTCGGGCTTTGCGCTACGGGAACTCCATTTGCTTGTGGCCTTGCAAATCCCAGTGACCCACATAGTTTTGTCGCCAAAAATGGTGTGTCCTTAAAATAAATCCATAAGCCTCTGGCAACTAAAATTTCCGGAAGGATAAAAGTGGAATTCTATGATAACtttttgtaaattgtttttctGAATTTCCAATGAAAATAGAAGTAGAAAAtgttctttaaattattacattaTATATAAACCCATAAATATAAACGCAATTTCATGCCCTTAAATATGCTTTAATGCTCTCCTTTTAATCTGACAATATCTAAACACATCATTGAGTAAAagctacaaatatttaaatattcactAAGTTAAAGTTTGTTGCAAATCAATTATCCGTATAGTGGTGACGTTCGACTATAATCCAGAACAGGTGGCTTCTGCTGTTGACACATCGGTTAGTAGTAAGTATGTAGGTGTTGGCCCCGATGTGTTTAGCCGTtgttattcaatttaattttcatcGGCAACCGCCGCTTCCTGCGAGTGGCTGGTCTGGGATGCGAAAGTGTGTATGTTGGCACTTGGTCgagcatttaattaaacaaattgccagcagcagcagaagcagggTTGACAAGTTCAGTAAACAGAGAAGGAGGTGGGAGGAAAAGTATCAACTTTACGACACATTCACAAGTCAAATGCCACACAGCTGATGGTGTTGATGAGGCGAGCACATACTAGTGCCAAGCCGCAAGGATGTGCTGTCCAGGAGGCAATGGCCAGCGTTCCGTAGAAGGACCCTGTCAGGCCGTTTCGACACTTGCATAGTAATTACTTTCCACATGCCTTGTTTCGGCCAGACAATCAAAAACTTTCGCCAGACGAAAACGAGTTTTTCTCCAAACACCGAAAAAAGCATTTAACACCGAAATAATAATTGCGAAAACTCTTCGGAAAACACTTGCCTGCAGTCCAGTTTTTCCCGGGTGTTGATTGAATTCGACGCAAACTTTGTTGGCCCGattgaataaataaagttggaaGGGAATCCTTCCACGAAGAGAGCCCTTAACGGGGAGTGGTTACTTTTCAGTTTTGGAATGtaaaagaaagtaaaaccGGGGAGGCCTGAACACAAGAATGAATATGCATATTGTGGGTATGAAGATCTTTGCTAGTGTATCAACATTTACCTAAATATATGCAAGTGAGCTGTACGGGGGACGTGCATAAATTTATTCCGTATTCCAACGACTTTTTTGTAGCTTCCAGAATGCGCATCTAAAGTTGGTTGCACCTCCACAAAGCATACAAGCTCGAGAAtgaaatgatgatgataaaAAAGGTAACTTATGAAGGTATTAAAGAAGCCAAACCCCAAGAGATTTCTTTGTTCGAAGTCATTTTAGTTACAAAGTAGTTTTATAAACAGAATATACATCATATACATTTGAGTTGAATATCGTCCAAGGATCAACAGATTCTAACAATTCTTCGTTATCTCTGGTATACAGttcatatataaattatttaagttacacttatttttctattttaagtGTGCGGGCTATCAGATTCCAAAGCGAGGCACCAAGCTCATTGAAAAAGCCAGTCGCTAAGTCTGTCACAGCCGAACTCAAGGCCTTTTTCACGTACTTGCTCTTCCGGCCGCCTTGAATTGGAACTCCATCTATCAGTGTTTGATCAGTATGCTCCCTAATAAGCCTTTCGATACCCTCCCTATCTCTGGC
Above is a genomic segment from Drosophila kikkawai strain 14028-0561.14 chromosome 3R, DkikHiC1v2, whole genome shotgun sequence containing:
- the LOC108071279 gene encoding protein Turandot C-like; protein product: MQLSISQAFIGILFISSLCCAYSDADLEDDKLRIRELIRTSQNADAKISNTQELLEIYRRIAPRYSARDREGIERLIREHTDQTLIDGVPIQGGRKSKYVKKALSSAVTDLATGFFNELGASLWNLIARTLKIEK